In Musa acuminata AAA Group cultivar baxijiao chromosome BXJ2-8, Cavendish_Baxijiao_AAA, whole genome shotgun sequence, one genomic interval encodes:
- the LOC103993172 gene encoding peroxidase 5 produces MALGRGEMSLAIIAVLCLSAMGTEAYLKVGFYSYSCPKAEEIVKEELDKALQEDKGIGSDLLRMHFHDCFVRGCDGSLLIDSTKDNAAEKDGKPNETVEDEGFEVIDKVKERLEAECKGTVSCADILAFLARDSVAHYGGVHYPVPAGRRDGRISRSNDTLDLPPPTFKLGNLTKLFVSKGLSRDDMVALSGAHTIGIAHCSAFSDRLYNFSQTVKADPSLDPNYAAQLRGECPTGSDNEVDMDPPSPLTFDSSYYKNLLAHRGLFTSDQTLMSKHGTATLVKRFAKKPALFKKKFAAAMVKMGSIGVLTGEQGEIRTNCRVVN; encoded by the exons ATGGCTTTGGGAAGAGGAGAGATGTCGCTAGCCATCATTGCGGTCTTGTGCCTCAGCGCAATGGGGACAGAAGCCTATCTCAAAGTTGGCTTCTACTCCTACAGCTGTCCTAAAGCGGAGGAGATCGTGAAGGAGGAGCTTGATAAGGCTCTGCAGGAAGACAAGGGCATTGGCTCTGACCTTCTCAGGATGCACTTCCATGACTGTTTCGTGAGG GGTTGCGATGGCTCACTTCTCATTGACTCGACCAAGGACAATGCCGCTGAGAAGGATGGGAAACCCAACGAAACCGTTGAAGATGAAGGGTTTGAAGTCATCGACAAGGTCAAGGAGAGGTTGGAGGCTGAATGCAAAGGAACGGTCTCATGCGCAGACATTCTTGCATTCCTCGCCCGAGACAGTGTTGCACAT TACGGAGGAGTTCACTACCCAGTCCCTGCCGGCAGAAGAGATGGAAGGATCTCCCGATCAAATGACACGCTCGATCTCCCTCCTCCAACATTTAAACTTGGTAATCTCACGAAGTTGTTCGTCTCGAAAGGGTTGAGCCGTGACGACATGGTCGCTCTCTCAG GAGCACACACCATCGGCATCGCGCACTGTTCTGCCTTCTCCGACAGGCTCTACAACTTCAGCCAGACGGTGAAGGCCGACCCGAGCTTGGACCCGAACTATGCTGCCCAACTGAGGGGCGAGTGCCCAACTGGGAGCGATAACGAGGTGGACATGGATCCGCCAAGCCCCCTCACGTTCGACAGCAGCTACTACAAGAACCTCCTAGCGCACCGCGGACTCTTCACATCGGACCAGACCCTCATGTCCAAGCACGGTACCGCGACGTTGGTGAAGCGGTTTGCCAAAAAGCCTGCGCTCTTCAAGAAGAAGTTTGCAGCTGCCATGGTGAAGATGGGGAGCATCGGCGTCCTCACCGGTGAACAAGGCGAGATACGTACCAACTGCAGAGTAGTCAACTGA
- the LOC103993170 gene encoding small ribosomal subunit protein eS17: protein MGRVRTKTVKKSSRQVIERYYSQMTLDFHTNKKMLQEVAIIPTKRLRNKIAGFSTHLMRRIQRGPVRGISLKLQEEERERRMDFVPDESAIKVDQIVVDKETIDMLATLGMADLPGVEKQPDAPAGNVTYPSRPGGYGGRRI, encoded by the coding sequence ATGGGCCGCGTCCGGACGAAGACCGTGAAGAAGTCCTCCCGGCAGGTGATCGAGCGGTACTACTCGCAGATGACGCTCGACTTCCACACCAACAAGAAGATGCTGCAGGAGGTGGCGATCATCCCCAcgaagcgcctccgcaacaagaTCGCCGGGTTTTCCACCCACCTTATGCGCCGGATCCAGCGGGGCCCCGTCCGAGGCATCTCTCTCAAGCTTCAGGAGGAGGAGCGCGAGCGCCGCATGGACTTCGTCCCCGACGAGTCTGCCATCAAGGTTGATCAGATCGTGGTCGACAAGGAGACGATTGACATGCTTGCCACCCTCGGCATGGCTGACCTCCCGGGCGTCGAGAAGCAGCCCGATGCGCCTGCGGGTAACGTCACTTACCCGTCCCGCCCTGGTGGGTACGGCGGCCGCAGGATCTGA
- the LOC135583230 gene encoding B3 domain-containing protein Os02g0683500-like, whose translation MEFTHGRNRLHINEQEEQGQACKHAPLVPYASSSSSPSASSSHFRRNEGSSVIGDNLFEKEHMFDKVVTPSDVGKLNRLVIPKQHAERYFPLDASANEKGLLLSFEDRTGKSWRFRYSYWNSSQSYVMTKGWSRFVKEKRLDAGDTVSFSRGVGDSGRHSLYIDWKRRPENHDPARMPRIPLPGVSFARSVGPWAGHLLMPSGAAMATAYDHRLAGYGCSVPSTTAVKGQLLLFPSPMTGPPPTEVQPGGSGGLSMVLESVPAAHSQAIAKRVRLFGVNLVSPESQVHADGSRSQETSAVPLLQLQHSSVESSSPSWSSTSKEQHSSLDLDL comes from the coding sequence ATGGAGTTCACGCATGGAAGAAATAGGCTTCACATCAACGAGCAAGAAGAGCAAGGGCAAGCCTGCAAACATGCTCCTTTGGTGCCTTACGcttcttcctcctcgtctccGTCGGCTTCATCCTCTCACTTCAGGCGGAACGAGGGCTCGTCGGTCATCGGCGATAATCTTTTTGAGAAGGAGCATATGTTCGACAAGGTGGTAACGCCAAGCGACGTCGGCAAGCTAAACCGGCTGGTGATCCCGAAGCAGCACGCCGAGAGGTACTTCCCACTGGACGCGTCGGCCAACGAGAAAGGGCTGCTGCTCAGCTTCGAGGACCGCACCGGCAAATCGTGGCGCTTCAGGTACTCCTACTGGAACAGCAGCCAGAGCTACGTGATGACCAAGGGGTGGAGCAGGTTCGTCAAGGAGAAGCGGCTCGACGCTGGGGACACCGTCTCCTTCAGTCGCGGCGTCGGCGACTCTGGTCGCCACAGTCTTTACATCGACTGGAAGCGGCGGCCCGAGAACCACGACCCAGCCCGGATGCCGCGAATTCCTCTCCCGGGAGTCTCCTTTGCGCGGTCGGTAGGACCGTGGGCCGGTCACCTCCTCATGCCGTCTGGGGCGGCGATGGCAACGGCGTACGACCACCGCCTGGCGGGGTATGGTTGCAGCGTGCCGAGCACGACTGCTGTCAAGGGGCAActtcttctctttccttctcCGATGACCGGGCCGCCACCGACGGAGGTGCAACCCGGTGGGAGTGGCGGTCTGTCGATGGTTCTTGAATCGGTGCCGGCGGCCCACAGCCAGGCCATCGCCAAGCGTGTCAGGCTGTTCGGGGTGAACCTCGTCAGCCCCGAATCACAAGTCCACGCCGATGGCAGTCGGTCACAAGAAACGTCTGCTGTCCCTCTCCTCCAGTTGCAGCATAGCAGCGTCGAGTCCTCGTCGCCTTCATGGTCGTCGACGAGCAAGGAGCAGCATTCGTCCTTGGATCTTGACCTATAA